Proteins encoded together in one Telopea speciosissima isolate NSW1024214 ecotype Mountain lineage chromosome 6, Tspe_v1, whole genome shotgun sequence window:
- the LOC122663753 gene encoding germin-like protein 5-1 isoform X1, whose translation MAIIIPLFLICAMFSGTYASDPDMLQDVCVADLTSGVKVNGYPCKKAGNVSASDFFYSGLAKAGMTNNTMGSVVTAANVEKIPGLNTLGVSISRIDYAAGGLNPPHTHPRATEMVFVLEGELEVGFITTANVLISQTIKKGDIFVFPRGLVHFQKNNADVPATVLSAFNSQLPGTQSIALTLFTSSPSVPDNVLTKAFQIGTKEVEKIKSKLAPKKSS comes from the exons ATGGCGATTATTATACCACTCTTCCTCATATGCGCTATGTTCTCCGGCACTTATGCGTCAGATCCGGACATGCTTCAGGACGTCTGCGTGGCGGATCTCACTTCTG GGGTGAAGGTGAATGGGTATCCGTGCAAGAAAGCCGGGAATGTGAGCGCGTCTGACTTCTTCTACTCGGGGCTTGCCAAGGCAGGGATGACCAACAACACAATGGGATCGGTGGTGACGGCGGCCAACGTGGAGAAGATACCAGGTCTGAACACGCTGGGAGTGTCCATTTCTCGGATCGACTACGCAGCGGGAGGGTTAAACCCACCGCATACCCACCCGAGGGCGACGGAGATGGTGTTCGTCCTTGAAGGTGAACTGGAAGTTGGGTTCATCACCACAGCCAACGTGTTGATCTCTCAGACCATAAAGAAGGGTGACATCTTTGTGTTTCCAAGGGGACTCGTCCATTTCCAGAAGAACAACGCGGATGTCCCAGCAACAGTGTTATCGGCTTTCAATAGCCAATTGCCAGGGACACAGTCCATCGCTCTCACCCTCTTCACTTCCTCTCCTTCCGTCCCAGACAATGTTCTTACCAAGGCCTTCCAGATTGGTACCAAGGAGGTTGAAAAGATCAAGTCCAAGCTCGCCCCCAAGAAGTCGTCGTAG